A region of the Conger conger chromosome 6, fConCon1.1, whole genome shotgun sequence genome:
tgtatcaggatgttttagtttggctaggtaagcagtgtttgatTAGTTAAGgcgtttgttcatacatttgcgtgttgcggtattatatttattattatttttttttttatgtgcttgCTGTCCCCAATCGCATAACATAATAAGTAGCCCACTCGGATCTGTATTCGGTATCGGCCGATCCACTTAATGAAGTACTTAGCTTTTGTTTGGCACATTTGACTCAAATAATATTACATACATCCatattatgcaaaaacatacaaagaAACAGCGTCTATAGCCTTAAATCCAACTGCAAGCAACAGATCTGAATATAGCGATTTACCGCTAACGGCTACAGTCCTTGTATCGCGCGGTCCAGAGGGTCCCGCTTTTCCTGCTGATGCTCCAAATGCAAGACTTCAGATGTAGACAAAATAAACTTGCTTTATATGAAAAGGGTTTCTCAATCTGAAAATGAAACCTTTACCAATACCGGGAATATGAAGGGGAAAACCAGCCTAGACGAAACAGCCTAGAACAAAGTGAAACTAAAATAATACCAGATGGGATAGCCTTCATTGCCCTCACAAATCACGGTCATAATGCTTTGTCTCatcggtgtatgtgtgtgtgtgcatttggttTGACTACAGGGACAGTTTTTGGCAATGCAGAAGTCTGATTGAGAACACAAGTGCAGGTGAACTGCGGGTGAACCAAGAATCCCTCGTGATTCTGAACTCCATTAGGCAGCCTGTAGTGGTGGTGTCCATCGTAGGGATGTACCACACGGACAAAGCGTCAAAATCAAAAGCTTGTCCTGACCTCTGGCGAAGTCAGAGGCgtccgtcatatcgctcaggctagcccaAGTTAGGTTGCGTGATaattgtatgctaacgttactgtattttcgtgggagtgtcatgtgatcgcttGGATGGGTAGCCGCCCATAAATCAGCCTGTGTttaagggtggagtttgagcgcccgtaacttctgggaaacacaggctggagatccAAGCCAAACAGGTCCAGTGACGTCACCTTTGCCCTTaaaagttttgccccatatttaggcaACGGTTACACTGATGGTAATTTTAAAAAGCCCTACACacagaatttaagcatttaatccaaataactTCAACTGAAACTAGTGTGACAGTTCTCCTTTAAGCTTGTGGCCTGATTCCTATATAGAACATTGGTGTGTTAGCTGCAAGTCACAATTTAGCACCGCTTGCGTTGTTTCCGATAAGAAATAGGTGAATGAAATTACCTTTTCCATGTGGAAACACACAGTTCATATCAGGTGTATCTCAACATGTACGATATGATACCATCTTATCTCACATAATCTCATCTTTATTTATGAATGaagtttttattaaattgattGTTTCATCTGTGCACTACAGGCTCTCAGTTTGTGGATGGACAGAACCCAAAACTGAGATTATGTGACTGTATTCACACAAGCTGCTATACTTTTGATATGTATTACTATTTcatagagaatctatggggtattgttaagaggaagatgagagacaccagacccaacaacacagatgagctgaaggccgctatcaaagcaacctgggcttccataacacctcagcagtgctacaggctgattgcctccatgccacgccgcattgatgcagtaatccctgaccaagtattgagtacataaattaacatacttttcagaaggtcaacatttctgtatatATAGATCCTTTTTTGGTTGGTTTTATGTAATATTCCAATaatttgagatactggattttcatgagcttttcaagccgtaatcatcaagattaaaacaaaaaaggcttgaaatatttcactttatgtgtaatgaatctagaatatatgaaagtttcactttttgaatcaAATTacggaacattttttttttacttttccacaatattctaattttttgagatgcacctgtacatTCTGAGCCAGGCCAGGTGCTGAATGGCCCTCAGCAGCCAACGTACATATGCCCAGCCCATACACATACAATAATTTACAAGACTGATGCATTCAAATGATCCATGTAATCTGTAAATGTAGACAGACATGCCACATAAACCTAAGAATttaactttctctttttttaccgtcatgacacatgcacacattttttgAGCCACAacttttattttagattttttcatcagggaagaaaaaaacagcatttacaCATGCAGGTACCTCCattagcattttcattttatgccagaaaatgaaatggtctACTCGTAAATGGTTGAATTACATATTCGACTTCATGGAAAGTGCACAAATAAGTCATACAGTACTATCCTATATTCAATAGCAATGCAACACAAACATTTGTTGGGTCCTCTTGTGCACTGCAAATGTGCataaacacagaaaaataatgaacCGCGAACAACACCCATGTTTCAGCCACTGGACTCAGGACAGGACACAGACTCCTCTTCTTCTGGTGTTTCTCTGCGAGCCGATCTGATCCCGCAACTGCCGGATCTCCGCTTCCCACTGTGCGGCCTTCTGATTCTGTCCTTCATCCATCAGCGCACGCTGCTCCTGTGTGAACACACATGGGAGAACATGCGTTTAATCTTCCTCCTTTTATCGCCTGTTTGACTTtcaaggaatacaccaacatttcgggaaatataccttttttcagacttacccagacttaggcaagatgttcaatttcattttcatttttgtgcattcactggctcggcttccatgttagcataacatgttagcttagcatatagacttgaagcctataggagtcagtagcctagtGGAAGACCAAAGGATACTCTGTTGTGTGTTCGGCATGTAAAGTTCCAATCGTCTAACTTCTCCCAAAAACAACgtctctcatttaaaaaaaaggatcccgcacatgtatttcaaatacacatgataccttgtgtaaataagacagctgcGGATGTGCTATAAGGTTTATTTCTTCACCACAAGAAGTAGGTTACTgacaaaatgttggtgtattcctttaaagaCAAAGTGACATTGGTGGAAAAAAtcaatttctttgtttctgCATTCTGTGTATATCGGTACAgtagtgtacctgtgtgtatattgGTACAGTAGTATAGCAGAGTGTATATTAGTACAGtagtgtgtacctgtgtgcataTTGGTACAGTATTGTTTCTGTGCGTTCATTGGTACAgtattgttgctgtgtgttcatttgtaCAGTAGTGTACCTCTGTGTATACTGGTACAGTATTGTTGCTGTGTGTCCTTTTGTACAGTAGTGTACCTCTGTGTATACTGGTACAGTAGTGTACCTGTGTGCATATTCATACAGTAGTATAGCTGTGTGTTAATTGGTACAGTAGTATAGCTGTGTGTATATTGGTAAGGtagtgcatctgtgtgtatattggtagtgtacctgtgtgtatattgGTACAGTATTGTGGCAGTGTGTATATTGGTACAGTAGTATAGCTGTGTGTATATTGGTAAGGtggtgcatctgtgtgtatattggtACAGTAGTACacctgtgtgtatattgtgtagcTGGGCTGGTTTCATACTGTACCCTCAGTCTCTGGTCCATTACTCTCTGGTTTTCCTGCATTAACGTTATCCGAtctctctccattttctccCTCAGTTGTCTCTCGTTCTCCCGGCGAGCTCTTTCTATATCATTTATCTTTTCTTCCAGGGCcctctgcttttctctttctgcctctgctctctgcctctccctctctgcctgggctgTCTGCTCTGTGGGACAAAGCAGCACATCAgtgaccccctccatctccaaaTCCAGTGTTTCTTCACTTTTTACTTAACTTGAATAAATTTGATGCATTCATGACCAATGCACATACCCTTTACTTAattgaaataattttgtttcatGGACATTAGTTTATCACTAACACCAGCTCAACTGATTCATAGCGTTTTCTGGCCTAATAGTCAGTGAAACAACTTAAATAACCCATTTCTCACAACCCTATTATCACAGCACAAAACTTTTGCTTGCTATCATTTCTGACCCCCAAAAGAGGACGAACATTGCTTTAGATGGTCTCAGTAAGTCTGCTAATGTTAATTTCCTTTTAGGTTATGAGATCCTGTAGGACCTGAATTACGTTCATGTACTGTAAGTTTATAAGATCATGTCAGACCTAAAATACATTCCTGTACGTTTATGAGCTCATGTAGGACCTGAAATACATTACTGCAAAGTTCCCCTCTCACCCTCAAGACGCCTCTCTTGTGCTGACAGATTTCTATCTGCTGTCAAAATCATTTTGTCCCGTTCGTTTTTCTCCATGAGGTAGTCATTCAAGGCTTCCTCTGCCTGTACCAGGGTAAAGAACATTAAAGACGTGAATATCCAGCTCATTACAGGGGTTGGTACTGTGGCCCAGACACACAACGGGAAGTATTCATTTCAAAGAATTGGATTTATTCTAAGTCATCATTATGGGTACAAGCCAAGCCAAACCCTAAGACTAAACTAAATGGGTCATTCCATGAAAAAACAACCAGAGGTCCAATTTTACTCAAACTTTGtgcaaatgttatttatattcAATAGAGAACAACTTGTGAGTGGAAATTGGAGCTTGTGTCAATTTTGGAGCACCATATCTTCggcattaaaggtacaacaggtaagacCAACAGGTTACAAGACCAATCCTTtccgatcattgaaaaaggctcactgacatgctgactcatcctctgcccgtgtttatagtccttaaattcgggtttcaaaatatcaacacatttacagagaaagaggggagggataaacagtattgtggtttgagcgtgtttgttgctgctattcctctcttgaccgttaatAGTGCGttaaattacctattgtacttttaaagcaggaaaaaatctgaaaacatgtacagtactctGACATGATGTTCTGGAGTGGTCACCCCACACTATGGTTGATATTTCATGGAAtgacacaaatacaaaatacattctgAACAGCAAAAATAAAGCATGACTGGCTCAGGGACAAAATCAGTCTATCAGTCTATAGGTATCAGCACCTACAATGTGACAACAGATGAGATTTCATGAACGAAACCTTTAAAAGCAGAAAGGAGCCAGAATTTGGGAGGCAAGTGCTGATAAAGTACAGGAGGAGAGCTGGGAGGGAGTTACCTTCACACCTTTGGCCGGCTTGTTTTTGTATAAACTAACTAAATTCTTCAGGTCAGCCTTAAAGCGATTATATCCCCCTGGCTTCATGTAGCGTTCCTCTGGACCCATATGAATGTCGTCTTCCAGCTGGAAGAGCAGAGCTGCGCAGAAATCCCGGGACATATCCTCGTTGTTTCTACACTTCTGGTCGTATTCAGCTTTTACCCGCTCCTGCCAATGACAGAAAGACACACCTGCAGCCAGATAGACATGCACTCCATTCACCAAGCACACGGTCATCTCCATGTTCAATTATGGGCTCGATTGGTTGTATCAGGTACGGTTGAGGTGGAACACATCAAATGCCTGGACCCTGAAGAGAGGTTTGGGAGCCATTGCTTTTGGCAATTGAGTACAGTAAATACTGTCTGTGAACTTACTGCTGGGCTGCACAAAAAGGgccgatctgtttcaggatttaaTGCCAACTTCTGCACTTTATTACGTAATTAATTCACCAGAAAAACTGCCCTGCACCATAAAAAATCTAATGCATTGGTAAAGTTTACTGTTacataaaacaaaatccaaattCTGATTACTAAGGTCCAGACCCAAgtgatttaaatattaaaatggtaaatagcatttatattgcgccatACAATTTatgattctcattcacctattcatacacacacaccaacggtgattgactgccatgcaaggcaccaaccagctcatcaggagcatttttgggttaggtgtcttgctcggggataCAGATAGAATGGCTAACTGTTCATAGGACAGCAATACAATGCACtgtaaacaacaaagacctacatggcagagttgccaaaaaaaaacgaaaaatgcTTTGGGGTCATGTGACAGCTGGGGGAACAGGAAAtgttgtgcgagtggaaggaagtaTGGATTCCagcaaatattaagaaattccagaggctaatgttcaaagaccagtccagacattgaagttgaagagaggttggatacaatgatccaaagcatatctcgaaatcaaccatgaagtacctccaggaaagacagatagaggttttggaatggcgacgacagtctccagacttaaatattattgaaaatctgtggagagatctcaaagcGAAGAATGCAAGGAgaccgaagaatatttctgaggtaatctgccaggaagaatgaggGAAAATttcaaaagcgagaattgaaagaatcttagctggctacaggaatcGCTAACAAGCTGTTATAAGTTGGAGTAACAAAAtattaactgacagggttccatCCTGGTAACTTTTGGacagggcctttttcttttttttattgttttgaaactgtaaataaataattaatcttgctttaaaatttgaagaaatgtgtcatgtttaacgttttACCATTTataggtcaggttcgcttctgttcacttagatactAGTTGTTAAAGGCTATTTTCGCaattttttgcacactactgttgCTTTAAATCTAGCTTATAAGAATGGATGATAAGTCCCAGGGAAGTTGCTTCCAGTATACACTTACATGAACACAATTATCATTGTTTATATAAAGGTTTCGGAACATCGTTTATGCATGAGGGTGAGAGTTGGCACACCAAGTAAATCAATTTAGGCCAGTAAAACAAATGGCAGTGTCAAGGGTCGGTCAGCTAACTGTGCTGCATAGTGTAACCTGTGTTCCCAGTTTCATTCCAGAGCTAAATTGTGTTAAAACCACGTAAATCCCAGGTAATGAGCAGGGTCACGGGCCAGGGTAGGATAACACTGTTTTGCCTGGGTCGTGGCTTCATTGTGACAGCAGTTACGCAGAAACTCCaccgagaaaaaaaaacagtcctaCACACCATGAGTGCCTCTTGATATTTGTGGTCCTCGTCCTTGAAGGAACGTTTCATGAAGAGCTGCAGTGCCTCCTTCAGGCAGCCGTCGTGAACTCTGGAGAGCTCCTCCCGAGTCTCAGTGTGCAGTTTCACCCGCTCTCCCAGCAGCCGTCTGTAGAGGGCGAAAGACTCCTCGATCGCCTCCGAGTTCTCGATCTGAGACAGCGCGTCCACTGCGTTCTCCAAACACGGAACACTCCCGCACCGAATGGCGTCCACGTACGTCACCGCCAGGTTCCCTAGCACTGGAGGGGTTACAGGAAATGAATGGGAAAGTACTTtccacatattcaaaatatattattcaacACATTTTAGGTATACTTTTCAGTACTTGGCTGAACAGTTCAACAGTTTTGGTATTTATTGGTAGCAGCCACTCTCCTAGCTGTGACATACTTCCACACTGCCCTGCCTCTGCATGCCTTGCAGTAAACATCAAGCTGGACTCACGTTCATTCAAAGAACAATATATCAACTATGATGTTCTGTGGTCCAGCTTTGTTCAAGGCAATTTATTTTGCCATCCAATTCACCAGCAGGGGTTGCTGCTGCATAATGAGACGAAACTCTGCTATGATTCCTGGGCAACTCAAGAGCCAATTTTGTATCACTCCGAAGGGCAACCGGCCGCAAGTGGACAAGCCCAAGACTCCATACCGCATCATAGAAGTGTTCCCTCCCCATCCCAATTCCATCAAACTTACAGTTCCCGGTGACTGAGATTCCCCCTTTCATGGTCTTCTCCTTGGAACAGCTGAAAACATAGTCGCAGAAAGCAGATGTTTGTTCCACAAATCGAGGGTCCAGTTTTGAATCTGGCAGTTtatccagctccttcagctgctccTTGGAGCCGGGATGGTCGAACACAAAGCACTTCCGATCCTGGAAGTAGTTCCGGATGCATTCCCGGGCATCATTACTGATGATAACTGCTTTACTAGCACCTTTAAGAAAAGAAAGATGTACAGAACTGAAACAGATTTACTGAACtaatccctgctgtaaaataaagcttgaaaattgagctggtcaagctggtcattagTTGGGTATGCACTGTTCAACCATTATGGCCAAGCCAGTCATAacgctggtcaagctgggtaggATCTACCAGCTAGTGCAGCTAGGGGCATTTCAAAACCTGGCTTCAGCTGCTTTTTTCAGCTGGGATGAGTAACCTAACGGTttacaaaaccaaaattaaGATTCCCATATTAAAGAAGTTTcaaagaattatttttttttaaatggtagcAATGTGTGAGTTTGACAACCAGCATGTGGGTTAAGTTACTGGCATGTCAGTCAAAATTGCAATTGAGGTAGGTTGTGAGGAGATTTCATGATAATCTTGATAGCGATTTAATCAATCAGTCATACTGTTAATAGCCAAATAGTGAGATTCTGGACAGGCTACATCAGCATTATAGTCTACGTTACCTTTTTGACCATTGCAATTTATTATTCCATCAGGTTAACATAAACGTCAATTATTTCAAAACAATGTACAAAGTAGAATGCTGCTGTCAAAGACATTCGTGGAGGTTaagttaaaggagcactgtcatgctcatttcagttgagattatttgattaaatgcttaaattatgcgtgtaggcctttttaaaatcaccatcagtgtagccgtttcctaaatatggggcaaaacctcTCAgggcaaacacgtccagtgatgtCAAATATCATGTAAACTAACTTGGCTAGTCTGAGTGATATGGCAGTCAGCATACATTATAAAAATATTGGGGTTACTTGGGGTTGACAGTGTAGCATCAGGTTGGGAAACTGGGCTTTCAACTGCCAGGTAGTAGGTTTGAATTCCATGGCATTCAAAATATGACACAAAGTCTTGCTGCAAGAATGTAACCACAGGCAAGTAAGGACAGATGCcccattttaccattttttaGCTTCAGGGAGTTCTCCAGGTACTGGTCAGCAGTGGCAGCCTTTCCATCGATCATCAGCTCCAGAGTGAAGTCTCTCACAGCCCAGACAAAGTTGGGGAAGAAACGGACATAGTCGGTAGTCGTatcttcctccttctccttgaTGGACTTCACCTTGATGTGCTTTGTTAGCTCTGTCACATAGCTGCAGAGTTATTAAGGAAGGGCCACTGAAGTTGCATGTGCTGTAACTGCAAATGATCATCCGCAACTTGTTTATGGGTCATTGACAATAACATATTATCACGTTCGGTCCTGTTTTACACCAGGTAtcgtgtgtatttgaaataaacttttacatttttcaaatacaacAGACTTTTTGTGAGAATTGTTTTCGGaccttttaaaactaccttcagaaggtgcgcgGATCACTGCACTCATCCAGCAGTAGATGGAAGAGGATACATGTTTGTTCAGTGGTTATAGTTCTTCTCTTTCAAGGAGGTAGGCTATAGGCTTCAAATATTTTTGCTAAGCtgacacgttatgctaacatggaactTGGGCCAGTAAATgcgcaaaaaatgttttgattttttttgttttgattagttgTCCGCCAAAACAATCGCAGAAAAGAAACAGGGAATTATAAAAAAGAGACAATCCCATGTGACCTCTGAGACAAAGACCCAGCCATACAATTAATtacgcttctgggagaaataaaatatgtactgGTACCTCCCACACGTTATTCCCATTATATCTTGGCAATAGTGAAGCTCATTGCAACGTTACATCTCACATTTAATTCAAACAATGGATATCACCAcacgcagtgaagatattcaatcCACTAAAcacccatttttaaaaattgtgcaGCCCCCTATGGAGATTTATTCAACCAAAAATGGATGCATTTTGGAGACCAGATCAAATTCCCACCATAGAGGCAGAGTGAACTCCCTTACCCTTCAAACTGGGttcccctctcacctgcacaccaAAAACATCCACCTTTTAtggttttctgtttctttttttggggctATAGATGTAGTCCGGCAGGTTAGAGACAATGGCTGGTTATCAATGTCACAGCTGCCAGTTGGATGTGGCACAAGACAGCAGAAGGCATTAGTGGCAGAAAAGGATCGCTTATCAAAAAAAGCCCATCAAGAATGACCAAAGgggaagaacaacaacaaacaacaaccgCAGATAAAGGAGTGCAACTGTTAACTAAATCAAGAAGAATTAAGTCCAATCACTGCTTATCATCATTTGTACACAAACTTTGTACTAACCATTGATTAAACTCCCCACTCACTGACGACAAGAGATAGACCCACAGCCCAGCAgggttaaactccacactcactGCCTATAAGAGAGAAACCCACAGACCAGCAGACAGGCTTCTCCAGGACCCTGTGATGCTGGTATAGCATACGTATAAAATATTCTGAACCCGTGTTGGCCTGGTTTTACATCCTTCCTTCCCTCTATTGATCACTGGGCCATTTCCACTACATAGTAATATGTAACTGTTTCTTACCTGAAGCACTTACaacaattcattacattacatttagcagatgttttGATCCGAAGCAACTTACacttgatttgactaagcaggggattaACCCCCCTGGGGAAATGTGGGgataaggaccttgctcaagggcccaatagctgtgcagatcttttagtggctagactggggattgaaccaccaaacttgtgGGTCCCAGTAATGTGCCTTacagctacaggccgcccactagTCACAACAATTACACCAACCAGTAACATAACTTTAAGTACAACAGCAGCTGCGAGAGGGAAAATAAGATTGTGGCGCAGAATGTGGCAAATGGACACTGCAGCCTCATCTCTACATATGTG
Encoded here:
- the LOC133130768 gene encoding guanylate-binding protein 1-like isoform X2, with amino-acid sequence MTPKDGAEPLEGISMCMLEPSFLRQAYVLKRSFSRSSPKVFQDYQALSGRELGDILEQFVDSMSRGSLIQLDLVLSRDREVPTEEQEVPPKWQEFSVKKQEVPTKWQQPVVENVMPLREAPADRPRAASASDGAGKIPVGHPVDMEKPVCLIENTSAGELQVNQEALKILNSIRQPVVVVSIVGMYRTGKSYLMNRLAGKQTGFSLGSTVQAETKGIWMWCVPHPHRDNQTLVLLDTEGLGDVEKGDSKNDIWIFSLAVLLSSTFIYNSMGNINNEAVMSLHYVTELTKHIKVKSIKEKEEDTTTDYVRFFPNFVWAVRDFTLELMIDGKAATADQYLENSLKLKNGASKAVIISNDARECIRNYFQDRKCFVFDHPGSKEQLKELDKLPDSKLDPRFVEQTSAFCDYVFSCSKEKTMKGGISVTGNLLGNLAVTYVDAIRCGSVPCLENAVDALSQIENSEAIEESFALYRRLLGERVKLHTETREELSRVHDGCLKEALQLFMKRSFKDEDHKYQEALMERVKAEYDQKCRNNEDMSRDFCAALLFQLEDDIHMGPEERYMKPGGYNRFKADLKNLVSLYKNKPAKGVKAEEALNDYLMEKNERDKMILTADRNLSAQERRLEEQTAQAERERQRAEAEREKQRALEEKINDIERARRENERQLREKMERDRITLMQENQRVMDQRLREQRALMDEGQNQKAAQWEAEIRQLRDQIGSQRNTRRRGVCVLS